In a single window of the Debaryomyces hansenii CBS767 chromosome A complete sequence genome:
- a CDS encoding DEHA2A08052p (similar to CA0676|IPF13097 Candida albicans IPF13097), whose protein sequence is MHFYFPDWVIKYKEHQISALSLYSYILDWSIYILILVIFMVYGTLLAPRYHEFSLSDSTLMYSYRSEKETVIPLYMLIIIAVVIPIIQFVFCSIYNRHTLSGARRAWDIFSGLMALSGSMATQLMITCILKNICGLPRPDLISRCQPTQTEMLIYGQLATVEICETFSRDSVGPSLHILQEGFRSFPSGHSSTVFCGMVITSLNFAGKLQIFDKRGISFKVLLAICPIMVACFVSCTRISDNRHFLRDVIGGSVIGTHVAIWFYLQYFPSIFNLENCGRAYPPRRIGVANFFNNVGGFWKIRDVLPGAYVERVLNNPGIIPQLSSELQPGESISAMEIVDLSTNISFFNKLTSLLPDKYINLNNTDPILPVWTSRSADNDPPIIPKST, encoded by the coding sequence atgcatttttattttcctGACTGGGTAATTAAATACAAAGAACACCAGATTTCGGCTTTATCGTTATATTCATACATTTTAGATTGGAGTATCTACATTTTGATATTAGTTATATTTATGGTATACGGAACTTTACTTGCTCCGAGATATCATGAATTTCTGTTGCTGGATTCGACATTAATGTACTCATATAGAAGCGAAAAGGAGACAGTAATACCGCTCTAtatgttgataataatagcGGTGGTCATCCCGATTATCCAATTCGTGTTTTGTTCTATATATAATCGACATACTTTATCGGGTGCGAGGAGGGCATGGGATATCTTTTCTGGTCTAATGGCATTGTCAGGTAGTATGGCTACACAACTAATGATTACTTGCATTCTCAAAAATATATGTGGATTACCCAGGCCAGACTTGATTTCTCGATGTCAACCAACGCAGACTGAAATGTTAATATATGGTCAGTTGGCTACGGTTGAGATTTGTGAAACGTTTCTGCGGGACAGCGTTGGGCCATCCCTACACATATTACAGGAAGGCTTTCGATCTTTTCCTAGTGGGCATCTGTCTACTGTTTTTTGTGGCATGGTTATTACAAGTTTGAATTTCGCAGGAAAGTTGCAAATATTCGATAAAAGAGGAATATCATTTAAAGTATTACTAGCTATATGTCCAATTATGGTTGCTTGTTTTGTATCTTGTACGAGGATTAGTGACAATCGACATTTTTTAAGAGATGTCATCGGAGGTTCCGTGATAGGAACGCATGTTGCAATCTGGTTTTACTTGCAATATTTTCCAAGCATCTTTAATTTGGAGAACTGTGGAAGAGCATACCCTCCTAGAAGAATCGGAGTTGcaaactttttcaataatgtcGGAGGCTTTTGGAAGATACGAGACGTGTTACCTGGTGCCTATGTTGAAAGAGTATTAAATAATCCTGGTATAATACCACAATTATCTAGTGAATTACAACCCGGTGAGTCAATATCTGCAATGGAAATAGTCGATTTATCAACTAACATatcttttttcaataaattaactAGTCTCCTACcagataaatatattaatctAAACAATACCGATCCTATATTACCTGTATGGACTTCTAGAAGTGCTGACAATGATCCGCCAATTATTCCAAAGAGCACTTAA
- a CDS encoding DEHA2A08008p (no similarity) encodes MVVASPAGLLVSGFLGLITRRMQVSIIGKEYPRSFNRVPGYLYSVGAFVGGYLIFSNIVENNRELLDRRLSILREQRALKDAFHEFKEEPDHRFIAEKRGRFFKLMDKFSTTDK; translated from the coding sequence ATGGTTGTTGCTTCACCAGCAGGTCTTTTAGTAAGCGGGTTCCTTGGTTTAATCACCAGAAGAATGCAAGTTCTGATTATTGGTAAGGAATACCCAAGATCGTTTAACAGAGTGCCAGGATATCTTTACTCAGTCGGTGCATTCGTTGGAGGGTACTTAATTTTCAGTAATATCGTTGAAAACAACAGAGAGTTATTGGACAGAAGATTGAGTATTTTACGTGAACAAAGAGCACTTAAGGATGCATTCCATGAATTCAAGGAAGAACCAGACCATAGATTTATCGCCGAAAAGAGAGGCAGATTCTTCAAGTTGATGGACAAATTTTCGACCACCGACAAATAG
- a CDS encoding DEHA2A08074p (similar to uniprot|Q9P827 Candida albicans) has translation MSSNEVISIPTTSVSKDNVVYYNVNIKMPLRSSSVSRRYSEFTRLVDQLCYEIGINNKDFPYKLPSKASIWSMTNKNAVVSERQIELTSFLNQLLKDKDLQNHPLVHDFLQLPASFKVTSSMFERKGKDASITELIIPDAQAIDSHKWLEYSRLFKYHINDLRDSYNTAGNISMKVDIRDKINKIIKPNLAQLSGSLTNLLNNQMIDKREYNKRQVLLESLKTDLDELFGELDALNSKNSNKQTLFSNSRRVLGGANTADNAKETNETLPLDNQELLQSQLQIHSQQDQDVAQLRKLIQRQKEIGQTINTEVEEQNELLDQFNEDVDKTTDRLQVARKKARNIL, from the coding sequence ATGAGTTCGAATGAAGTCATATCTATCCCAACAACTTCAGTTTCGAAGGATAATGTTGTATACTATAATGTGAATATTAAAATGCCATTAAGATCATCTAGTGTTCTGAGGCGGTATTCGGAGTTCACGAGATTAGTTGATCAATTATGTTATGAAATAGggataaataataaagactTTCCCTATAAGTTACCACTGAAAGCAAGTATCTGGTCAATGACTAACAAAAATGCAGTTGTTTCGGAAAGGCAAATCGAATTGACGAGTTTTTTGAACCAATTGCTCAAAGATAAAGATTTACAAAACCATCCTCTTGTGCATgattttttgcaattgcCAGCCAGCTTTAAAGTGACATCAAGTATGTTTGAACGTAAGGGTAAAGATGCTAGTATTACTGAACTAATAATTCCGGACGCTCAAGCAATTGATTCCCATAAGTGGCTCGAATATTCAAGGCTCTTTAAGTACCATATAAATGACCTTCGAGACTCGTATAACACAGCAGGGAATATTTCTATGAAGGTGGATATTAGAGATAAgattaataaaatcattaagcCTAATTTGGCGCAGCTTTCGGGTTCTTTAACTAATTTGCTCAACAACCAGATGATAGATAAACGAGAATACAACAAGCGACAAGTTCTATTAGAGTCGCTTAAGACTGATTTGGATGAGTTATTTGGTGAATTGGATGCCTTGAATAGTAAGAATTCAAACAAACaaactttattttcaaatagtaGACGTGTTCTAGGTGGAGCGAATACTGCTGACAATGCAAAGGAAACCAATGAAACACTTCCTCTAGATAACCAGGAGCTTTTACAGCTGCAATTGCAAATTCACCTGCAACAGGATCAGGATGTAGCACAATTAAggaaattaattcaaaggCAGAAAGAAATCGGACAAACTATTAATactgaagttgaagaacaaaatgaattattagacCAATTCAACGAAGATGTGGATAAGACTACCGATAGATTACAGGTGGCTAGAAAGAAAGcgagaaatattttataa
- a CDS encoding DEHA2A08118p (similar to uniprot|P53924 Saccharomyces cerevisiae YNL116W DMA2 Protein involved in regulating spindle position and orientation), which translates to MIGESTSGDVNPVLTRNMSTNKSTPVSSPSLSFRSSPPENNNEGSQVQGGNLTNGEVASSTNPPGVSVDRNSRTSTPNENANATSGTYIPTDGPSSNISSANGPGQFENIGPTNGSSTNIISKTSSNATNNPPAPTRRSSFGLGFLSSLTNSIRSQHNTSSASETPHNFMSNSPTIANLNNYSMSLSEPIEPVISEDAMPPPNDTNASESSNSDFDHNAELNNLSNLNDEAIDGDRTRVAVNNPSEDQLVEGSNKGVENGIDKDGYFSVRLTPLIDYSSSASGLYFSPIIRKVKPTNSITIGRYTEKNKSAAHAPQGSSAPIVFKSKVVSRTHALFQCNEDGQWFLKDCKSSSGTFLNHIRLSPASQASTLMPLIDGDIVQLGMDYRGGTEEVYRCVKMRCEFNKSWQRKVNQFNLEIHQKLKNMAIGSNDNDIAMNPINKALVSENLSECAICLLELEPCQALFISPCSHSWHYKCIRPIIIKSYPQFYCPNCRSMCDLETDIEDEGE; encoded by the coding sequence ATGATTGGTGAAAGTACATCAGGAGATGTGAATCCAGTTCTCACAAGAAATATGTCTACAAATAAGAGTACACCCGTAAGCTCACCCTCGTTAAGCTTTCGGTCATCGCCGCCAgaaaacaataatgaaggtTCGCAGGTGCAGGGAGGCAATTTAACGAATGGAGAGGTAGCATCAAGTACAAATCCACCGGGAGTGAGTGTGGATCGAAATAGCAGGACTAGTACCCCTAATGAAAACGCGAATGCAACGTCGGGCACATACATTCCAACAGATGGACCAAGTTCAAATATTTCGCTGGCAAATGGCCCAGGACAATTTGAGAATATAGGTCCTACAAATGGGTCACTGACGAATATCATTTCGAAGACTTCTTCCAACGCTACCAATAATCCTCCGGCCCCCACAAGAAGATCGTCCTTTGGATTAGGGTTTTTAAGTTCTCTTACGAATTCTATTAGATCACAGCATAATACGTCATCAGCGTCTGAAACACCCCACAATTTCATGTCGAATAGTCCTACTATCGCcaacttgaataattattcGATGTCGTTATCGGAGCCAATTGAACCTGTGATTAGTGAAGATGCTATGCCCCCTCCAAATGATACCAATGCATCAGAGTCAAGCAACAGTGATTTTGACCACAATGCggaattaaataatttatctaatttgaatgatgaaGCCATAGACGGTGATCGGACGCGGGTCGCAGTGAACAATCCGTCTGAGGATCAGTTAGTAGAAGGGTCAAACAAGGGTGTTGAGAATGGAATTGATAAGGATGGTTATTTTTCGGTGAGATTGACACCATTAATAGATTATTCGTCGTCCGCGTCGGGGTTATACTTTTCACCTATCATACGGAAAGTAAAACCTACTAATAGTATCACAATAGGCAGATATACAGAAAAGAATAAGAGTGCAGCACATGCCCCTCAAGGGTCGTCGGCCCCAATAGTTTTCAAGTCAAAAGTTGTCTCGAGAACCCATGCATTATTTCAATGTAACGAAGACGGGCAGTggtttttgaaagattgCAAATCATCTTCGGGCACATTTCTCAATCATATAAGATTATCACCAGCATCACAAGCTCTGACATTAATGCCATTAATAGATGGTGATATAGTACAATTGGGAATGGATTACAGGGGTGGTACAGAGGAAGTATATAGATGTGTCAAGATGAGATgtgaattcaataaaagtTGGCAACGTAAGGTTAACCAATTCAATTTAGAAATTCAccagaagttgaagaatatggCTATAGGCTCAAACGACAATGATATAGCCATGAATCCAATAAATAAGGCTCTAGTAAGTGAAAATTTATCGGAGTGTGCAATATGCCTACTTGAATTAGAACCATGTCAAGCATTGTTTATAAGTCCTTGTTCTCACTCATGGCATTATAAATGTATTAGGCcaatcattatcaaaagttACCCTCAATTCTACTGCCCTAATTGTCGGTCAATGTGTGATTTGGAAACAGATATAGAAGACGAGGGTGAGTAA
- a CDS encoding DEHA2A08030p (similar to uniprot|P10356 Saccharomyces cerevisiae YER152C) encodes MSKSTQPLINFFKGHPTNSLLPSKEIANSYKNVLLEYDYTKYDNDPLNRHALTYGADAGNLDTRKAISKWNDKYFGRNGTDPDCINLTGGASYGFANILASMTDTKDITRRGFIVSPTYYLITPSFIDAGFEDKLTAVVETPGQEYEIDLKFLEEQLEFYDRGLPPVGNKEINIISDPSGRPDRKLYRYVIYIVPTYSNPGGLVYSAKTRTKLIELARKHDMLIVSDDVYELLNYTDADTPIPRFCYLDRDSLPEDFKFGNSISNATVSKLLAPGLRFGWQETPTPNLVQQLAITGANLSGGTPGQLASIVVQDLITSGQADIIIAGLIKVYKSRAQTMIRSIKKYLPACTNVYGGEGGYFLWVTINADIDHTKIVDMLKEEHNIILASGNNFEVCGDEKGWGKNSVRLSVSFLNEHEIEKGIRKWGDVLRRKHIEVFKN; translated from the coding sequence ATGTCAAAAAGTACACAACCACTCATTAACTTTTTCAAGGGGCATCCGACAAACAGTTTGCTTCCTTCCAAGGAGATTGCTAATTCCTACAAGAACGTATTATTAGAGTACGACTACACTAAATATGATAACGATCCATTGAACAGACATGCGTTGACATATGGTGCAGATGCGGGTAATTTGGACACGAGAAAGGCTATCAGTAAGTGGAATGATAAGTATTTTGGAAGGAACGGCACGGATCCTGATTGTATTAATCTTACGGGTGGGGCATCATATGGGTTTGCCAACATTTTGGCCTCGATGACCGACACCAAGGATATCACTCGGAGAGGGTTTATTGTTTCGCCTACATACTACTTAATTACTCCTTCGTTCATTGATGCTGgttttgaagataaattgaCGGCTGTGGTTGAGACTCCGGGGCAGGAATACGAAATTgacttgaaatttttggagGAGCAGTTGGAGTTCTACGATAGAGGATTACCACCGGTTGGgaacaaagaaataaacaTTATTTCTGATCCATCTGGAAGACCTGACCGTAAATTGTATCGTTATGTGATCTATATTGTTCCTACATATTCAAACCCAGGAGGATTGGTCTATTCCGCAAAGACAAGAACTAAGTTGATAGAATTGGCAAGAAAACACGATATGTTAATTGTGAGTGACGACGTTTATGAGTTATTGAACTACACTGATGCTGACACTCCAATACCACGATTCTGCTACTTAGACCGTGACTCACTCCCTGAAGATTTCAAGTTTGGTAACTCAATCTCCAACGCAACCGTTTCCAAACTTCTCGCTCCGGGACTCAGGTTTGGATGGCAAGAGACTCCCACCCCTAATTTAGTGCAGCAGCTAGCTATAACAGGTGCTAACCTTTCTGGAGGTACCCCTGGTCAGCTTGCCTCTATTGTGGTGCAAGACTTAATTACAAGTGGTCAAGCCGACATTATTATAGCCGGTCTTATCAAGGTATACAAATCAAGAGCACAAACAATGATTAGAAGTATCAAGAAATACCTCCCTGCGTGCACCAACGTATACGGAGGTGAAGGAGGTTATTTCTTGTGGGTGACAATTAATGCCGATATCGACCACACCAAAATAGTCGACATGTTAAAAGAAGAACATAACATCATTCTTGCGTCTGgaaacaattttgaagtGTGTGGCGATGAGAAAGGCTGGGGTAAGAACAGTGTTAGGTTATCTGTCAGCTTTCTTAACGAGcatgaaattgaaaaaggtATCAGAAAATGGGGAGACGTGCTCCGCAGAAAGCATATAGAGGTATTCAAAAACTAG
- a CDS encoding DEHA2A07964p (no similarity), translating to MQGSDENSFNDDDDFLLQENSAILSILPSLIQDLFHWESHLEILLKFLQNQIEASEVLEESQTIQLQAIYSQIQEISEKGMVENCHQKDVLVIDENKSILLAFTFGRAFADALSILSDPRNINIVVYCEEGTDENLVNELGANYLQGKFESTGSNACLPISVKVTQVKQIRESSKGRVSKKRMAEIGQRLAHLNLEKMLHNAGLTINDAGELTTIPKSTSILNIPTNTSKPTTMFSANSVERTRLQKELDAAVATKRESYVVDLKSWYCSCDEFQASYVPQTTPDTSDNDSDTHCPISPYDTLSTPAGLYMMDTDDLIAKCHDNPITRYFRSLSPHNQTRHLSKLPICCHLIALSIAATNSPHTHRYFTILSSDNVWSMLT from the coding sequence ATGCAAGGAAGTGATGAAAATAGCTTTAATGACGACGATGATTTCCTTCTACAAGAAAATTCGGCTATCTTGAGCATTCTACCGCTGTTAATACAAGATCTATTTCATTGGGAATCAcatcttgaaattttgcTAAAATTTCTACAGAACCAGATAGAGGCGTCAGAGGTCTTGGAAGAGAGTCAAACGATTCAATTGCAAGCTATTTATTCCCAAATACAAGAAATTTCAGAGAAAGGGATGGTGGAGAACTGCCATCAGAAAGATGTGTTGGTGATAGACGAGAACAAGAGTATCCTATTGGCATTTACATTCGGAAGAGCCTTTGCAGACGCCTTGAGCATTCTTTCTGATCCgagaaatataaatatcgTTGTTTATTGCGAAGAAGGGACCGACGAAAACCTAGTTAACGAACTTGGCGCCAACTACCTCCAGGGGAAGTTCGAATCTACCGGTTCCAATGCTTGCCTTCCAATTAGCGTCAAGGTAACACAGGTGAAACAGATCAGAGAAAGCTCTAAAGGAAGAGTATCTAAAAAGAGAATGGCCGAAATCGGCCAAAGGTTGGCTCATTTGAATCTAGAAAAAATGTTGCACAACGCCGGGCTCACTATCAACGACGCTGGTGAACTCACAACGATACCAAAATCCACCAGTATCCTTAATATCCCGACCAATACTCTGAAACCAACTACTATGTTTTCGGCTAATTCCGTCGAGAGAACTCGGCTCCAGAAAGAACTAGACGCAGCGGTTGCAACAAAACGCGAGCTGTATGTCGTAGACTTGAAGTCATGGTACTGTTCTTGTGACGAATTCCAGGCATCCTACGTACCCCAGACCACGCCTGATACCCTGGACAATGACTCTGATACTCATTGCCCCATATCTCCCTACGATACCTTGTCTACACCCGCTGGACTCTATATGATGGACACAGATGatttaattgcaaaatgtCACGACAACCCAATAACCCGTTATTTCCGTTCACTCCTGCCCCACAACCAAACCAGACACCTATCCAAGTTGCCCATATGCTGTCATCTCATCGCGTTATCTATAGCAGCCACTAACTCACCACATACCCACCGTTATTTCACCATATTGTCCCTGGATAATGTATGGTCAATGCTTACATAA
- a CDS encoding DEHA2A08096p (similar to CA0678|IPF13094 Candida albicans IPF13094): protein MSSEYQSIPQEEGSSSSNAISNEVNRSSMNDRHSSTESIISTDAERQPLVDRESGNHRYLSPDDPLVSPINLYKIRVLRVSLLTIFAINCVLFFAFLLSDFIAIPGLNNRGKSFLELDLVILNILTNLVTLWCFVVPAYYERVLGYISASLLLIDFIIMFSIPRMRDQFGVIGTFVLLWTLANVVLNCFADFWVEKGKLYLERKYTGREETRKSISELFVIAVKVLFKLFLLWLIWCISLSLWLQAFDSHEKPWGKMIPVDNDQFKVHLACYGDVHAPPGDINATDNKEKQPIVLIEGGQLDSSEVVQEWVEELYHLGKIDRYCIWDRPGYGFSDSAPSPLSIGIVSEYLIEALRKERLEGPFSLVGFDIGGLYARMFASRSSGNIHSLLLVDSWHEDLLKIRPFSGSNMKNENKRVFKNILELMDTKTGLKLWLKGLVSPLGIVSNINWFFHPKRHSSNSRIFGSDMYYSSKYIRARLQEQVTASILSYNEMAGTDLHDIPVSVISSDFMIKNSLNWGKWQRSLTKLSDQTIEWVVAENSNHLIWRSPKGKAQLQQLLLRLVSEKSNY from the coding sequence ATGAGTTCAGAGTATCAATCTATACCGCAAGAAGAGGGCTCAAGTAGTTCTAATGCAATTAGTAATGAAGTGAACCGTTCTTCCATGAATGATAGACATTCAAGCACGGAGTCTATTATATCAACCGATGCTGAGAGACAACCGTTAGTGGATAGAGAATCAGGCAATCATCGATACTTGAGTCCGGATGACCCTTTGGTATCTCCAATAAACTTGTATAAGATCAGGGTCCTTAGGGTTAGTCTACTTACGATCTTTGCCATCAACTGTGTACTTTTCTTTGCATTTTTGTTATCGGATTTCATTGCTATACCAGGATTGAATAATCGGGGCAAATCATTCTTAGAATTGGATTTGGTGattctaaatattttgacGAATCTTGTCACATTATGGTGCTTTGTGGTCCCGGCATATTATGAACGGGTTTTGGGATACATTAGTGCATCGTTGTTATTAATCgactttattattatgttctCCATCCCGCGCATGAGAGACCAATTTGGGGTAATTGGAACGTTCGTGTTATTGTGGACATTAGCCAATGTTGTACTTAACTGCTTTGCTGATTTCTGGGTGGAGAAAGGTAAATTGTACCTAGAACGTAAGTATACAGGGAGAGAAGAAACCAGGAAATCCATATCAGAACTCTTTGTGATTGCTGTTAAGGTCTTGTTTAAGTTATTTTTATTGTGGTTAATCTGGTGTATTAGTTTGAGCCTTTGGCTCCAAGCATTTGATTCGCATGAAAAACCTTGGGGAAAAATGATACCAGTAGATAATGATCAATTCAAAGTTCATTTGGCCTGTTATGGAGATGTTCATGCACCTCCTGGCGATATCAATGCAACAGATAATAAAGAGAAACAACCCATAGTTTTGATTGAAGGAGGCCAATTAGATTCGAGTGAAGTCGTCCAGGAATGGGTCGAAGAGCTCTACCATCTCGGAAAAATTGACAGATACTGTATTTGGGATAGACCAGGATACGGCTTCTCAGATAGTGCCCCATCTCCCTTGTCTATTGGAATCGTCAGtgaatatttgattgaGGCTTTAAGAAAAGAACGCCTTGAGGGTCCGTTCAGTCTTGTCGGGTTTGATATCGGTGGCTTGTATGCCCGAATGTTCGCTTCAAGAAGCTCAGGAAACATCCATTCCTTGTTACTCGTTGATAGTTGGCACGAAGATCTCTTGAAAATTCGCCCTTTCAGCGGatcaaatatgaaaaacGAAAACAAGCGTGTCTTCAAAAACATCTTGGAGCTCATGGACACCAAAACCGGCCTCAAATTATGGCTCAAGGGCTTGGTTTCCCCCTTGGGCATTGTCAGCAACATCAATTGGTTTTTCCATCCAAAGAGACATTCTTCAAACAGCCGTATTTTTGGCTCCGACATGTACTACCTGTCTAAATACATTAGAGCTCGTTTACAAGAGCAAGTTACGGCATCCATCTTGTCCTACAACGAAATGGCTGGCACAGATTTACATGATATCCCTGTGAGTGTCATTTCGTCCGACTTTATGATCAAAAATTCCTTAAACTGGGGTAAGTGGCAGAGAAGCTTGACCAAATTAAGTGATCAGACCATCGAATGGGTAGTTGCTGAAAACAGCAATCACTTAATCTGGAGAAGTCCCAAAGGAAAAGCTCAATTGCAACAACTCTTACTCCGCTTGGTGAGTGAAAAATCGAACTATTAG
- a CDS encoding DEHA2A07986p (weakly similar to uniprot|P40161 Saccharomyces cerevisiae YNL206C RTT106 Regulator of Ty1 Transposition), with protein sequence MSNDQKWIKSLPSDLQNQVNALVEAHPPSLTVIHKLCEYFKTNASEHEDKRRKLSSDPEIKSEGHVPEALSGPKSEVPGQIHEQEIIFELPQISFQSPIRKKLNLIFHLLVEPGQSPKPVMSLALPTTYVPEISIHNLASSIRLCVLLPILGNSTNNTKRNIGLLCFWIHDDAASDPNKNDPIICQVNFDQVKKQLIKAGKIPAEAETQLKEMNESNQSQDGIKAINEAIINFLQKQFQLCGIHMINYLPSSSATKNKLTINTDAGVAVSSNANSVNDLVMVEAYKGARDGAVLMLTANEYNQPYIIFGFKKPILIFDISKVQHVSYSNITRLTYSMIVTVVNEKKDSKVETLEFGMIDQKYFQIMDEFIKSQGINDNSFDEDLREKVTTNANSGEGEQASEQAAPADSDDEEEDGTFQVGQEEEGESSVDEEYDSNAGSDGDSDVGEEEDDTNENNEGANPAASTEADDVVTQSKEEDDEQ encoded by the coding sequence ATGTCCAACGATCAAAAATGGATCAAATCATTGCCGCTGGATCTACAAAATCAAGTTAATGCACTTGTTGAAGCTCACCCTCCGAGTTTGACAGTGATACATAAACTATgtgaatatttcaaaactaACGCTAGTGAGCATGAAgataaaagaagaaaactaAGTTCAGATCCAGAGATAAAATCTGAAGGACATGTTCCAGAAGCATTATCGGGTCCTAAATCAGAAGTTCCGGGGCAAATCCatgaacaagaaataaTCTTTGAGTTACCCCAAATTTCATTCCAATCACCAATTAGAAAGAAGTTGAACTTGATATTCCACTTGTTGGTTGAGCCTGGTCAATCTCCTAAGCCCGTAATGCTGCTTGCATTACCAACTACATACGTTCCTGAGATTTCAATTCATAATTTAGCGAGTCTGATAAGATTATGTGTATTATTGCCAATATTGGGAAATTCAACCAACAATACTAAGCGTAACATAGGTTTATTGTGTTTCTGGATACATGATGATGCTGCCTCAGATCCTAATAAGAACGACCCGATTATTTGTCAGGTTAACTTTGATCAGGTGAAGAAGCAATTAATAAAAGCTGGCAAAATCCCAGCAGAAGCCGAAACGCAGCTCAAGGAAATGAACGAGAGTAATCAAAGTCAAGACGGAATCAAGGCCATAAACGAGGCTATTATTAACTTTTTGCAAAAACAATTCCAATTGTGTGGTATTCATATGATAAACTATTTACCGTCCTCCAGTGCAACgaagaataaattaactATCAACACAGATGCCGGGGTTGCAGTATCGCTGAACGCTAACCTGGTTAATGACTTGGTTATGGTCGAGGCATATAAAGGTGCCAGAGATGGGGCTGTATTGATGCTAACTGCCAATGAGTATAACCAACCATATATCATATTTGGATTTAAAAAACCAATATTGATCTTTGATATATCGAAAGTGCAGCATGTCTCGTATAGTAACATCACTAGACTTACGTACAGTATGATTGTGACTGTTGTAAATGAGAAAAAGGATTCAAAGGTTGAGACGTTAGAATTCGGGATGATTGATCAGAAATACTTTCAAATCATGGACGAGTTTATCAAAAGCCAAGGCATCAATGATAATTCGTTTGATGAAGACTTAAGGGAGAAGGTCACAACAAACGCGAATTCTGGCGAAGGTGAACAGGCAAGCGAACAGGCTGCACCTGCGGATAGTGATGACGAGGAGGAGGACGGTACTTTCCAAGTTGgccaagaagaagaaggcGAAAGCAGTGTTGACGAAGAATACGACAGTAACGCTGGCAGTGATGGTGATAGCGATGTTGGCGAAGAGGAAGATGATACCAACGAGAATAACGAAGGTGCTAACCCTGCAGCATCTACTGAAGCTGATGACGTTGTCACCCAGAGCAAGGAAGAGGACGACGAACAATAA